The window GGCGAGCAGGGCGCCCACGGGGTGGTACCGGCCCAGGATCATGGCGGCCAGGGCGATGTAGCCCTTGCCGGCGGACATGTCCTCGCCGAAGGCGACGCCGGTGCCGATGGTGAGCATCGCACCGCCCAGGCCGGCGACGGCCGAGCCCAGCAGCACGTTGGACCAGCGGGTGGGGTTGACCTTGATGCCCACGGTGTCGGCGGCGCGGGGATGCTCGCCGACCGCCCGCACGCGCAGGCCCCAACGGGTGCGGAACAGGGCGATGGTCAGCACGATCACGATCAGCCACATCAGGTACACCAGGATGTTCTGGTCGAAGATCATCCGGCCGATCACCGGGATGTCCAGGAGAAAGCGCAGCACGGCACCGATGACCGGGATGTCGACCAGCCCGGAGCTGCCCAGGGTGGGCAGGCGCATCGGGGTGTTGAACATGCCGGGGTTCTGGCTCATCACCGAACCGAAGAAGAACGAGGTGATGCCGACGGCGAAAACGTTCAGCACCACACCGACGATGATCTGCTGGACCTGGTAGCCCACGGCGAACAGTGCCAGCATCACACCGATCAGCACGGCCACCAGCGGCGCGGCGATCAGGCCGGCCCACACGCTGCCCAGCAGGGATCCCACCAGGGCTGCACCGAAGGCGCCGAACAGCAGCTGCCCCTCGATGGCGATATTGATGACGCCGGCCCGCTCGGAGAGCACACCGGAGAGGGCGCCGAAGGCCAGCGGGACGCACAGGATGATGGTTGCCTGCAGCAGGGAGCCCACATCGAGCGCCCGTTCGGAGATCACCCAGGTCATGAAGGCCAGCACCCAGGCCACGGCGAACACCGCGACGATTGGGTTGCGGACGACCGGGCGGATGCGGTGCGGGCGGGACTGGAGGGCCCACAGGGCCGCGGAGGCCAGCAGGGCGATCACCGACAGGGCGATCGCCGCCCCCATGGAGGGCACGGTGATCTGCTGGGGGACGATCCCGAGGGGGTTGACGTCGTTCTCCCGTGCGATGCCGTAGGTGCTGTCGGCGCCGGGGATGCCCCGCAGGCCGAAGAACACCAGGGCGATCAGGCCCAGCACGGTGGTGGTCACCGGCAGGTGCCACCAGGAGGAGGGGCGTTCGTCGACGACGGCCTTCTGGACGACGGTGTCGTTCGAGGCGAGGCGCGGTGCGGCGCTCATCGGTCCTCTCCCTTCGTCTCGGTGCGGGCATCGGTGGTGGGTTCATCGGGCCCGGATCGGGACCGGCCACCGGGGATGTCACCCGTTGCGTCCGATCCGGCGGGGGTCGCATCCGTCGAGGCGGCGGTGGAGGTGCTCGCGGGCACGGCGGTGCTCCCCGATCCGGGGGTGCTCGTCGCGGCCCGGGCGCGGCGGCGCCGCTCCCCTGCCCCGGGGTTGTCGACGCGGCGCAGACCGATCAGGGTGCGCACCAGGGGCGGGGCGGCGATGAACAGCACCACCAGCGCCTGGATCACGGAGACGAGGTCCAGCGGGACGCCCTGGTTGGTCTCCATGTAGCGGCCGCCGGTGGACAGGCCCGCGAACAGCAGGCCGGCCAGCACGATGCCCACGGGGCCGGAGCGTCCCAGCAGGGCCACGGTGATCGCGTCGAAGCCGAGCGATCCGGCGATGCCCTCGGTGAGGCGCTTCTCGGTGCCCAGGATGTGCACCGCTCCGGCCAGGCCCACCAGGGCGCCGGCCACGGCCATCACCGCGAAGGATGCCTTGGCCGGGGAGATGCCGGCCACGCGGGCCGCACGCGGGTTCGAGCCCACGGCGCGGAACTGGAACCCGAGCGTCGAGCGGTTCATCAGCCACCACAGGAACACGACCACGGCGATCGCGATCAGGATGCCGAGGTGGAGGCGGTACTGGGGGCCCAGCAGCTGCGGCAGGGCGGCGGTGGACTTCACCGACGGGGAGGTGGGCTGGGCCTGGTTCGCCCCGGTGAAGGCGCTGGTCTTCAGGGCGAAGAACAGCAGGTAGGTGGCGATCCAGTTCAGCATGATGGTGCTGATCACCTCGTTGGCGCCGAAGCGCGCCTTGAGGAAACCGGCGATGCCGCCCCAGATGCCACCGGCGAGGACACCGGCGACCAGGGCCACCAGCAGGTGCAGCACGATCGGCAGCTCGAAGGTGAAGCCCACGTAGCCGGCGAACATGGCGCCAACGATCAGCTGGCCGGTGCCACCGATGTTGAACAGGCCGGCACGGAAGCCCACGGCCATGCCGCAGGCGGCGATGATCAGCGGGGTAGCGATGGTGAGGGTCTCGGTGAGCGGACGCAGGCCGCTCATCAGTGCCGGGCCCCACACGTAGGTGCCGGTGCCGCCGTCGGCCCGCAGCGACTCGAGCGTGCGGGTGAAGGCGGGGACGTCGAACACGGCGCCGCGGAACATCGCCAGGTAGGCCTGGGAGATGGACTGCCAGGCGGCGGTGAGGGTGTCGGAGGGCCGGGCGAAGAAGTAGCCGGCGGCCTCCCGCACCTCCTCGTCGGCGATGAGGATCAGGATCGAGCCGATGATGAAGGCGAACACGAAGCTCGCCACCACCACCAGCAGGTTTCCGCGGGCGATGTTCTGGACCAGCTGACCCCAGCGGCCCTCGCCGCGCTCGGCGGGGAGCGGGGCCTCGGGGCCACCGGCACCGGTGCCGCCGGCGCCCACGCCGGGTGCGCTGCCCTGGTCGGCGGCAGACGGGGTGACGGCGCTCATGCGAGCTCTCCTTCGTCAGCGAGCTGGGAGTCGGTGGTGCGGGCTCCGGCGGCGACGGCCTCGCGGGCCGCCTCGGCGGTGTACCCGGCCATCATCAGGCCCAGCACGTCGCGGTCGGTGTCGCCGGGGACGATGCCCAGGATGGTGCCGCGGTACATCACGGCGATGCGGTCGGCCAGCTGGGTGACCTCGTCCAGTTCGGTGGACACGATGATCACGGGGGTGCCGCGGTCGCGCTCGTCCAGGATCCGGCGGTGGAGGAATTCGATGGAGCCCACGTCCACGCCACGGGTGGGCTGGGAGGCGATCAGCAGTGAAAGCTCACGGTTCAGGGCGCGGGCCATCACCACCTTCTGCTGGTTGCCGCCGGAGAGCGTGGACACGGCGTTCTGCGCGGAGGAGGTGCGCACGTCGAAATCCTCGACCAGGGTCTCTGCGTTGGTGCGCACCGCGGCGGGACGCATCGCCAGGGCGGAGCCGTAGGGCGGGCGGTTGAACTGGTCCAGCACCAGGTTCTCGGCGACGGAGAAGTCCGGCACCAGGGCGTCGTGGGTGCGGTCCTCGGGGACGAAGCCGATCCCGGCGTCGAGGATCTGCTTGGTGGTGCGGCCCACCAGCTCGGCGCCGTCCAGCTTCGCGGATCCCTGCACGTTGTCCTGCAGGCCCAGCAGGGCCTCGGTGAGCTCGGTCTGCCCGTTGCCCTGCACACCGGCGACGGCCAGCACCTCGCCGCGGTGGACGTCGAAGCTCACGCCGTCCAGGGTGCGCACTCCGGATTCGTCGGTCACCCGCAGGTCGTCGACCTCCAGTGCCACCTCACCGGGTGCGGCGGGGGCCTTGTCCAGTGCGAGGGACACCTGGCGGCCCACCATCAGGGAAGCCAGGTCCGCCTGGTCCGCGGACGGGTCCGCACTGCCGACGACCTTGCCGCGACGGATCACGGTGATGCGGTCGGAGACGGCCTTGACCTCGCGCAGCTTGTGCGTGATGAACACGATGGAGGTGCCCTCGTCGCGCAGCTGGCGCATGATCGCCATCAGCTCGTCGGTCTCGTGCGGGGTGAGCACGGCGGTGGGCTCGTCCAGCACCAGCACCTCGGCGTGGCGGCTGAGGGCCTTGACGATCTCGACGCGCTGCTGGGCGCCCACGGGGAGGTCCTCGATGAGCGCGTCGGGGTCCAGGTCGAAGCCGAACCGGGCGGAGATCTCCCGCACCAGCTTCCTCGCGGCGCCGAGGTCCAGCATGCCGCCGCGGGTGGGCTCATGGCCCAGCACCACGTTCTCGGCCACCGTGAACACCGGGACCAGCATGAAGTGCTGGTGCACCATGCCGATGCCCGCCGCCATGGCGTCACCGGGTCCGGTGAAGCGCACGGGCTGACCGTCGATGAGGATCTGGCCGCCGTCGGGCCGGTACAGCCCGTACAGCACGTTCATCAAGGTGGACTTGCCGGCCCCGTTCTCGCCCAGCAGGGAGTGGATCTCCCCGGGCTCGATCACCAGGTCGATGGCGTCATTGGCGACGAAGGACCCGAAGGTCTTCGTGATCTCACGCAGTTCGAGCTTCACAGCACTCGCTTCCGTCGGCGCCGACCCCGCATGTGAGGTGCGGGGCGGGTGGGCGCGACCGTCCGGGGTCCCGGACGGCGCGGTGACGCGGCTCCTCCCGAAGGTGGAGCCGCGTCACAGGGGTGAAGGTCAGGACTCCGGGGCGGGAGCTGCCTCGGACTCGACGGTCACGGTGCCGTCGATGATCTCCTGCTTGAGGGTGTCCAGCTCGCTCTTCAGGTCGTCGGAGACCTTGTCCTCGAAGTCGTGGAAGGGGGCCAGGCCCACGCCACCGTTCTCGAGGGTGCCCACGTACGGGGAGTTGTCGAAGGAGTCGTTGGAGCCCTCTTCGGCGACGTCCTGGACGGCCTCGCCCATCAGCTTCATGACGGAGGTGAGGATCACGCCCTGCGCCTCGGCGTCGGAGGAGTTGGTCTCGTAGCCGTCGGCGTCGACCCAGATCACCATGCGGCCCTCGCCCTCCTTGGCGGAGGCCAGGGTGCCGGCGCCCACGGGGCCGGCCACGGGCATCACGATGTCGGCACCCGCGTTGTAGAACTCGTCCGAGACGGCCTTGCCCTTGGACTGGTCCTCGAAGGAGCCGATGATCGAGCCGGACTGGGAGTCCTTGTTCCAGCCCAGCACCTCGACGTCGGTGCCGTTCTTCTCGTTGTAGTGGGCCACGCCGTCGGCGTAGCCGTCCATGAAGATGGTGACGGTGGGGATGTCCATGCCGCCGTAGGTGGCGACCTTGCCGGTCTCGCTCATGCCGGCGGCGAGGTAGCCGGCCAGGAACGCGGCCTCGGCGGTGTTGAACTCGATGGGCTTGACGTTGTCCAGCTCGATCGGGTTGCCGTCGGCGTCCTGGGCGGTGGAGTCCACGATCGCGAAGTTCACGTCGGGGTTGGCCTGGGCGGCGTTGCCGGTGGCGGGTGCCAGCAGGAAGCCGACGGTGAAGACCAGGTTGCAGTCGGCCGAGACGAGGTTGTTGATGTTCGGCTCGAAGTCGGAGACGGCGGTGGACTCGGCGGTCTGGGTCTGGATGCCCAGCTCGGACTCGGCGGCCTCGAGGCCGTTGTGGCTGGACTCGTTGAAGGACTTGTCGTCCCAGCCGCCGGAGTCGGAGACCATGCAGGCCTTGTAGTCGGTGCCGCCGCTGCCGCCGTCGCTGCCGGCGTTGCCGCCGTCGCCGCCGGTCTCGGGAGCGGTACCGCAAGCGGCGAGGGTGAGGATGCCGGCGCCGGTCAGTGCGAGCGCGCGCGAGATGTTCTTCATGAAGGCAACTCCGGTGGAGACGTTTCGGTGAGGTCAGCGACCGGACGGGTCCGCATGGTGAACGGACTGAGCGTCAGTGGTCACCTGCAGGGTATCCGGGACCGGCGTCCCGTGTACGGCCCCAGGGCCCTTCCCCATGAACTGTTATGAAATCGACGCGCACGTGACCTGCGGGTGAACACCAGGAGAAGGCTGGTCAGAGCCTCGAAAAGGTGTGCAAATGGGAGGACGATCACACCCGTCGGTGGGCCCGCCCCCTGCCCATGCCCCGACTGTCCTGCCGCGGGGCGGGCCCGGTCAGGTCGGATAGGGGTCCCGCAGCACGCAGGCGGTGGCCAGCACCTCGGCACCGATGCCGATCGCGCGCTCGTCGATCATCAGGTCCCCCATGTGCAGGTCGTAGGTGCGACCTCCGGGAGTGCGGGTGCCCAGGCGCGCCAGAGCCCCGGGGACCTTCTCGAGGTACCAGGCGAAGTCCTCCCCGCCCAGGGACTGCGCGGTGGGGTCGAGGTTCTGTCGGCCCAACACGCTGGTGACCGCAGCGGAGAGCACCTCCACGCTGTGCGGGGAGTTGGAGACCGGGGGGACGCCGCGGTCGTGGGTCACGCGGGCCTCCACACCCCAGGGGCGCACCAGGTCGGCCAGCACCTCCTCCAGCAGGTCCTCGGCCCGGTCCCAGGCGTCGTGGTCCAGGCACCGCAGGGTGCCCTCGAGCGTGCCGGAGCTGGGGATCGCGTTGAAGGCGGAGCCCGCGTGGATGCTGCCCCAGGTGAGGTTCACGCCGGAACGGGGATCCATGCGGCGGCTGAGCGCTGCGGGCAGCTGGGTGGCGATCGATCCCAGTGCGTACACCAGGTCCTGGGTGAGGTGCGGGCGGGAGGTGTGTCCACCCGCGCCCCGTACCTGGATCTTCACCGGGTCGGTGGCTGAGGTGATGGGGCCGGACTTCAGGCCCACGTGCCCCACGTCCACCCCGGGGTCGCAGTGCAGGGCCAGGATCGAGTCGACGTCATCGACCACGCCCTCTCCGATCAGCTCGAGCGCCCCGCAGGGGTGCTTCTCCTCGGAGGGCTGGAAGACGAGCCGCACCCCGCGCCGCAGAGCTCCCTCCTCGGCCACCCGCACCAGGGCGTGGGCGGCACCGAGCACCGCGCTCATGTGCACGTCGTGACCGCAGGCATGGGAGACCCCGTCCACCGTGGAGCGGAACGACACGGTGGACAGCTCCGGGATGCCCAGGGCGTCCATGTCCGCACGCAGCGCCACCGGCTTCAGCCCGGGATCGGAGCCGGGGATGTCGCAGATCGCTCCGGTGCGGGGCATCCGCTGCGGTGAGAGGCCCAGGGCTTGCAGCTGGTCGACCACGTAGTCGGTGGTGCCGTGCTCCTCATGGGAGAGCTCCGGGTGACGGTGCAGGTGCCGACGGATGTCACGCAGGCGCGATGAACGCTCGGCGATCGTGCGGTGCAGAAGGCCATCGGCCCCCAGTAGGCCGTGGCCCGCCCAGCCCTGCGGGGCCGGCCCCTGCTCGGTCGATCCGGGCGTCGTCGTCCCCAGCAGTTGATCCACCTGTCGTGACCTCTATCCGTCCTGTGTTCCTGTGCGTCGCCTCGTCACCGTGGCACCGTTCGTCCCTCCGCTCGTCGCCGCTCGCGCGGGCGGCGACGAGGCGCAGGGCTCAGCGCAGATGGTCGAGCCCGGCCTCGGGGAGCCTGCCCACCAGGGTCGCTAAATCCTGGGCGTGCTCATCGGCGAGGACCAGCAGCACGTCATCGGTCTCGACGATGCTGACCCCGTCCAGCCCTACCAGGGCGACGTGACGATGGGTGGCACCGTACACCGTGGCCCTCGAGCCCACGGCATCGACGTGGGCTGTTCCCAGCACCCGGACATCGCAGTCCGGCCCGTCGACCCGGTTAACGCCCGCGACCGTCCCGTCGGATGCCCCGTCCGCCCCGGTCAGGTCGGTGCCCGCCCTGAGCTGCCGGGCGAGGGCTCGGAAGTCACCCACGTCGTCCCAGTCGAAGCCGGCGGGCACCACGGCCACCCTCCCCGCTGCAGCCAGCGGCTCTGCCAGGGCGTGGTCGATGGCGATGCTGGTGAGTGCGGGCCAGGTGCCGGCCATCGCTTCCTCCTCGCGATCGGTCCCGAGGGCCGCGGCGATGCTCCGCGCCCCTTCCGCGAGGGACGGGATCTGCTGGGACAGCGCGTCCAGCAGCACCGTCGCGCCGACGACGAACATCCCGGCGTTCCACAGGAAGTCACCGGAGGCCAGGAACTCCTCGGCGCGAGCGCGGTCGGGCTTCTCCACGAAGCGCACCACGGGCCGGGCGCCCGTGGACCGCAGTGCCGCTGCATCGTGCCCGTCCATGGCGTTCGCAGCAGTGCGCTGCTCGATGTACCCGAAGCCCGTGGCTGGATGGGTGGGCTCGACACCCAGGGTCACGAGGTAACCCAGTTCAGCCGCCCGCCGGGCAGCCGTGACGCTGCGGGCGAAGCCCTCGGTGTCGACGATCAGGTGATCGGCAGCGAAGGAGCCGATCACGGCGTCGGGCTGCTCGCGTTCGACCACGGCGGCGGCGAGAGCGATGGCCGGCATGGAGTTGCGGGGCGAGGGCTCGGCAAGGACCCGGGCCTCGAACCCCGAGGCCGCGATCTGGTCCTCGACTGCTGCAGCGTGCGAGGTGCCGGTGACGACGATCGGCGCAAGGTCGGAGAGCGGCGCCAGGCGGGCGAGGGTCTGCTGGAGGAGCGAGGATCCGCTGCCGGTGAGGTCCAGGAGGAACTTCGGGTGTGAACGGCGCGAGAGCGGCCACAGCCGGGTGCCGGCACCGCCGGCGGGGATCACGGGGACGAAGGGCATTTCGGGCATGGCGCCAGCGTACCGACCCGCGCACGCTCCCCGCCCGCGCATCCGCGCCGGGCTCTGCTCGTCGCCGGTGTGTCTGCGCCGGGCCTGTGCTGAGCCGTCGTCGAATCCCCGGTCAGGCTCCGGGGAGGCGTACTCGGACCTGCACTCCCAGGTGCTAGGCTGGCCGGGCCCCTGTCGGGGGCGATGATGATGTCGCCGTGTCGTGACGTGCTCGTCCATCCGGGCGTGCGCAGGCCGCGCGGGCCGGGCGCCGACACTCTCTGGCACACCGGTGCTCGCGAGGCTCTCGCCGCGGCAGCGCATCCTTCCCCTCCGGCCCCACCCCGTCGTTTCTGGAGGACCTTGTGGCATCAGCCCAGTCCGGGACGCTCTATCGCGGCCGCGAGGGCATGTGGTCCTGGGTCGCGCACCGCATCTCGGGAATGCTCATCTTCCTGTTCCTGCTCGTGCATGTCCTGGACACAGCACTGGTGCGGGTCTCCCCCGAGGCCTACAACGAGGTCATCGGCCACTACAAGTCCGTGGTGTTCGGCATCGGTGAGATCGGCCTGGTGGGCGCTGTCGCCTTCCATGCCCTCAACGGCCTGCGGATCATCCTGGTGGACTTCTGGTCCCAGGGCACCCGCCGTCAGCGGGCGTTGTTCTGGGGAGTCGTCGTGGTGTGGACGCTGCTGATGATCGGCTTCGTCCCCCGCCACCTGATGCACATGTTCGGAGGCTGACGATGACCACCGCTACCTCGATCCCGGATCCCTCGACCCGCTACCGCCGCACCGGCCAGCGCGGGATTAACTCCGAGATGCTGTCCTGGCTGTTCATGCGGATCTCCGGCGTGCTGCTGGTGATCCTGGTGTTCGGCCACCTGTTCGTGAACCTGTGGCTGGGCGAGGGTGTCAAGGGCATCGACTTCGCCTTCGTCGCCGGCAAGTGGGCCTCCCCCTTCTGGCAGGTCTGGGACCTGCTGATGCTGTGGCTGGGCCTGATCCACGGCGGCAACGGCGTGCGCACGATCATCAACGACTACGCGCGCGGCTCCACGCTGCGCCTGGTCCTCAAGGGGCTGCTGTACTTCGCGGTGGTGATCACGATCGTGCTGGGCACCCTGGTGGTCTTCACCTTCGATCCGTGCCCCGTGGGCGCCGATCCGTCCCTGCTGCCCTCCATCTGCGAGGGCTGACAGGGGGCGACGGCTACCTGTACCGGCTCCCCCGGCTCCCCCGGATCCCGGCGCCACCGTCACCCTTCCTCCCTCTGCCTCCCACCTCCCGCCGTGATCGAAACGGAGCACTGACACCCATGCAGACCCATAGCTACGACGTGGTGATCGTCGGCGCCGGCGGCGCAGGAATGCGCGCCGCCCTGGAGTCCTCCAAGCGCGCGCGCACCGCCGTGGTCACCAAGCTGTACCCCACCCGCTCCCACACCGGCGCGGCCCAGGGCGGCATGTGCGCTGCCCTCGCCAACGTCGAGGAGGACAACTGGGAGTGGCACACCTACGACACCGTCAAGGGCGGTGACTACCTGGTGGACCAGGACGCCGCCGAGGTGATGGCCAAGGAGGCCATCGACGCGGTGCTGGACCTGGAGAAGATGGGCCTGCCCTTCAACCGCACCCCCGAGGGCCGCATCGACCAGCGCCGCTTCGGCGGGCACACCCGTGAGCACGGTGAGGCACCCGTGCGCCGCGCCTGCTACGCCGCGGACCGCACCGGCCACATGATCCTGCAGACCCTCTACCAGAACTGCGTCAAGCAGCAGGTGGAGTTCTTCAACGAGTACTACGTGCTGGACATCCTGATGACCGGCGACCCCCGCACCGACGAGGGCGTGCGCGCCGCCGGCGTGGTCACCTACGAGCTGGCCACCGGTGAGATCCACGTGTTCCGCGCCAAGTCCGTGGTGTTCGCCTCCGGCGGCTTCGGCAAGATCTTCAAGACCACCTCCAACGCCCACACCCTCACCGGTGACGGCCCCGCCATGGCGCTGCGCCGGGGCATCCCCCTGGAGGACATGGAGTTCTTCCAGTTCCACCCCACGGGCCTGGCGGGCCTCGGGATCCTGCTGTCCGAGGCGGCCCGTGGTGAGGGCGGCATCCTGCGCAACAGCGAGATGGAGCGCTTCATGGAGCGCTACGCCCCCACGCTGAAGGACCTCGCCCCGCGTGACGTGGTGGCCCGCGCCATGGCCAACGAGGTGCGCGAGGGCCGCGGTGCCGGCCCCAACAAGGACTACGTGTACCTGGACCTCACCCACCTCGAGCCCGCGCACATCGACGCCAAGCTGCCGGACATCACCGAGTTCGCCCGCACCTACCTGGGTGTGGAGCCGTACACGGAGCCGGTGCCGGTGTTCCCCACCGCCCACTACGCGATGGGCGGCATCCCCACCAACATCCGCGGCGAGGTGCTGCGCAACGCGGTCGACACCATCCCGGGCCTGTACGCAGCCGGTGAGGTGGCCTGCGTGTCCGTGCACGGCGGCAACCGCCTGGGCACCAACTCCCTGCTGGACATCAACGTGTTCGGCCGCCGCGCCGGGATCGCCGCCGCGGAGCACGCCGCCACGGTGGAGCTGCCGGAACTGGCCGAGGGCGTCGAGGTCCCCACGGTGGAGCTGCTGGAGCGTCTACGCGACCGCCCCGCCACCGATGACCGCATCGCCGACATCCGCCGTGACCTGCAGGAGACCATGGACGCCAATGTCCAGGTGTTCCGCACCGACGAGACCTGCCGCCAGGCCCTCGCCGACATCGCCGCCCTGAAGAAGCGCTACGAGACCGTCGCGGTGCAGGACAAGGGCAAGCGCTACAACCTGGACCTGCTGGAGGCCGTGGAGCTCGGCTTCCTGCTGGACCTGGCCGAGGTCGTGGCCCTGGGCGCGCTGTACCGCAAGGAGTCCCGCGGTGGTCACTTCCGCGAGGACTTCGAGAAGCGCGACGACGCCAACTTCCTGCACCACACGATGGCCTACCGCACCCTGGAGGGTGAGCAGGGCAGTGAGGGCACCTCGATCCGCCTGGGCACCAAGCCCGTGGTGATCACCCGTTACGAGCCGAAGGAGCGCACGTTCTGATGACCGCTGTCGCCGAGAAGCCCGAGGCCACCTCCTCCGAACAGGGAGCAGCCGAGATCCCCTCCTTCGAGGTCACCCTGCGGATCGCCCGCTTCGACCCGGATTCGGAGCAGGGCACCCACTGGCAGGACTTCACCATCACCATGCACGGCACGGACCGTGTGCTGGACGCCCTGCACGAGATCAAGTGGCACCTGGACGGCTCGCTGTCCTTCCGTCGCTCCTGCGCGCACGGCATCTGCGGATCCGATGCGATGCGGATCAACGGCCGCAACCGTCTGGCCTGCAAGACCCTGCTGAAGGACATGGACATCGACAAGCCCATCACCATCGAGCCCATCAAGGGGCTGCCGGTGGAGAAGGACCTGATCGTGGACATGGAGCCCTTCTTCCAGTCCTACCGCGAGGTGATGCCGTTCCTGGTCGCCAAGGGGCAGGAGCCCAGCCGGGAGCGCCTGCAGTCCGCTGAGCAGCGCGAGCGGTTCGACGACACCACCAAGTGCATCCTGTGCGCGGCGTGCACCTCGTCCTGCCCGGTGTTCTGGACCGACGGCCAGTACTTCGGTCCTGCCGCGATCGTGAACGCCCACCGCTTCATCTTCGACTCCCGCGACGACGCCGGGGAGCAGCGCCTGGAGATCCTCAACTCCCGTGAGGGCGTGTGGCGCTGCCGCACCACCTTCAACTGCACCGAGGCCTGCCCCCGCGGCATCGAGGTCACCAAGGCCATCGCCGAGGTCAAGCAGGCGGTCATCCGCGGTCGCGTCTGAGCGTCGACCCGCCGGTCCGGGTCGCGGCTCCGGGGCGCGCCTCCGGGCGCGCCTTCACCGGGTACGCGCTCCCACTGCCTCCACCGGCCGCCCCTGGTCACCCACGGCTCCGGGTCGCGGCTCCACCGGCCACCCGACTCCGGCCCTGAACAAGAGGGCGTTCCCGTACCAGGATTCACCGATCCTGGTACGGGAACGCCCTTTCGATTAGTTCCTGGTCCGTGACCGCTCTGAATCGTTGTAGTTCCTTGACGGCGTCGACCGCTGTCCGGTGCGGTTGCCTGGTCGGCCCAAACGTTCCTCCCCACCCTCCTGGCATCCACAATCTCCGACGTGGGGGGAGCTCTGGGAGTCCGCCGATCTATGGTCGGCACCATGCCGGCATCCACACCCGTGACACCTCATGCGCTGCTTCACAGAGTTCACTGGATCGACACCGGGATGAATCCACGCCGGCTCTCCAGTGAGGAGTTCACGAGAGTTTTCTCCGGGTTCTACACCCCGACCTGTGCACCGGCCAGTGTGGAGGCGATGGCCTGGGTGCTCCAGAACAAGGTCGTACCGGGCGCTGTCATCAGCCACAGCACAGCAGCTCTGCTCCGTGGTATCCCGCTACCGCCACAGCTGGAAGATGGTGTAGGCCTGCTCTCCGGGGTGAGGTACCTCGGCGGGGGCTCCGTCCTCACGTCGCCGTTCATCCCCGAGGACGGGGAGCTCGATGATCGTCCGCGGTCCACAGCCCCCACTCGTTCGCCGGTGAGTATTCGTAGTCGTGGGAGCCACCGAATCTTGCTCTTGGGGACCGCCGATCGTGCCGACGGGGGCCAGTAGCCGCCGCGGTGGGGACCACTGGCTCCCGCCGGCATCGGGTCACTGGGGCAGTGCGGTGTGTTCTCGCATGTTCCTGTCGCCGGTGTCGATCCAGATTGTGTTGTGCACGATGCGGTCCATGATCGCATCGGCGTGGACTGCTCCACCGAGCCGGGCGTGCCAGTCCTTCTTCGGGTACTGGGTGCAGAACACGGTCGAGCCGGTGTCATAGCGGCGCTCGAGCAGTTCCAGCAGCATCGAACGCATTCCCTCGTCAGGATGGTCCAGCAGCCACTCGTCGATCACCAGCAGCGAGAACGTGGAGTACTTCCGCAGGAACTTCGTCTGGCCCTGCGGCTTGTCCTTTGCCAGGGCCCAGGCCTCTTCGAGGTCGGGCATTCGGATGTAGTGGGCTCGGAGCCGGTGCTGGCAGGCCTGCTTCGCCAGCGCGCAGCCGAGGTAGGACTTCCCTGAGCCGGTGAAGCCCTGGAAGACCACGTTCTGTTGCCGCTGGATGAAGGAGCAGGTTGCCAGTTGCGCGATCACGTTCCGGTTCAGTCCCCGTTCCTCGACCAGATCCAGCCGCCGCAGGTCCGCTCCGGGATAACGCAGCCCCGCCCGGCGGATCAGACCCTCGACCTTTC is drawn from Brachybacterium muris and contains these coding sequences:
- a CDS encoding ABC transporter permease, which codes for MSAAPRLASNDTVVQKAVVDERPSSWWHLPVTTTVLGLIALVFFGLRGIPGADSTYGIARENDVNPLGIVPQQITVPSMGAAIALSVIALLASAALWALQSRPHRIRPVVRNPIVAVFAVAWVLAFMTWVISERALDVGSLLQATIILCVPLAFGALSGVLSERAGVINIAIEGQLLFGAFGAALVGSLLGSVWAGLIAAPLVAVLIGVMLALFAVGYQVQQIIVGVVLNVFAVGITSFFFGSVMSQNPGMFNTPMRLPTLGSSGLVDIPVIGAVLRFLLDIPVIGRMIFDQNILVYLMWLIVIVLTIALFRTRWGLRVRAVGEHPRAADTVGIKVNPTRWSNVLLGSAVAGLGGAMLTIGTGVAFGEDMSAGKGYIALAAMILGRYHPVGALLAALTFAFADSLQLRLGTMSAAEGGVSIPGDFLLMLPYVVALFAVAGVVGRVRVPAADGVPYVKQ
- a CDS encoding ATP-binding cassette domain-containing protein; the protein is MKLELREITKTFGSFVANDAIDLVIEPGEIHSLLGENGAGKSTLMNVLYGLYRPDGGQILIDGQPVRFTGPGDAMAAGIGMVHQHFMLVPVFTVAENVVLGHEPTRGGMLDLGAARKLVREISARFGFDLDPDALIEDLPVGAQQRVEIVKALSRHAEVLVLDEPTAVLTPHETDELMAIMRQLRDEGTSIVFITHKLREVKAVSDRITVIRRGKVVGSADPSADQADLASLMVGRQVSLALDKAPAAPGEVALEVDDLRVTDESGVRTLDGVSFDVHRGEVLAVAGVQGNGQTELTEALLGLQDNVQGSAKLDGAELVGRTTKQILDAGIGFVPEDRTHDALVPDFSVAENLVLDQFNRPPYGSALAMRPAAVRTNAETLVEDFDVRTSSAQNAVSTLSGGNQQKVVMARALNRELSLLIASQPTRGVDVGSIEFLHRRILDERDRGTPVIIVSTELDEVTQLADRIAVMYRGTILGIVPGDTDRDVLGLMMAGYTAEAAREAVAAGARTTDSQLADEGELA
- a CDS encoding BMP family lipoprotein, which codes for MKNISRALALTGAGILTLAACGTAPETGGDGGNAGSDGGSGGTDYKACMVSDSGGWDDKSFNESSHNGLEAAESELGIQTQTAESTAVSDFEPNINNLVSADCNLVFTVGFLLAPATGNAAQANPDVNFAIVDSTAQDADGNPIELDNVKPIEFNTAEAAFLAGYLAAGMSETGKVATYGGMDIPTVTIFMDGYADGVAHYNEKNGTDVEVLGWNKDSQSGSIIGSFEDQSKGKAVSDEFYNAGADIVMPVAGPVGAGTLASAKEGEGRMVIWVDADGYETNSSDAEAQGVILTSVMKLMGEAVQDVAEEGSNDSFDNSPYVGTLENGGVGLAPFHDFEDKVSDDLKSELDTLKQEIIDGTVTVESEAAPAPES
- a CDS encoding ABC transporter permease translates to MSAVTPSAADQGSAPGVGAGGTGAGGPEAPLPAERGEGRWGQLVQNIARGNLLVVVASFVFAFIIGSILILIADEEVREAAGYFFARPSDTLTAAWQSISQAYLAMFRGAVFDVPAFTRTLESLRADGGTGTYVWGPALMSGLRPLTETLTIATPLIIAACGMAVGFRAGLFNIGGTGQLIVGAMFAGYVGFTFELPIVLHLLVALVAGVLAGGIWGGIAGFLKARFGANEVISTIMLNWIATYLLFFALKTSAFTGANQAQPTSPSVKSTAALPQLLGPQYRLHLGILIAIAVVVFLWWLMNRSTLGFQFRAVGSNPRAARVAGISPAKASFAVMAVAGALVGLAGAVHILGTEKRLTEGIAGSLGFDAITVALLGRSGPVGIVLAGLLFAGLSTGGRYMETNQGVPLDLVSVIQALVVLFIAAPPLVRTLIGLRRVDNPGAGERRRRARAATSTPGSGSTAVPASTSTAASTDATPAGSDATGDIPGGRSRSGPDEPTTDARTETKGEDR